Proteins from a single region of Eremothecium gossypii ATCC 10895 chromosome VI, complete sequence:
- the DAD3 gene encoding Dad3p (Syntenic homolog of Saccharomyces cerevisiae YBR233W-A (DAD3)), with translation MSDALSTLQRSVLEKYRTLADCLHELNDTLVELNTDSDTNPEQVLAQMREIEVKIALVGTLLKGSVYSLVLQRNMGKQAPGGKAK, from the coding sequence ATGTCAGATGCTTTAAGTACGCTCCAGCGATCGGTGCTGGAGAAGTACCGGACGCTGGCAGACTGTCTTCACGAGCTGAACGACACGCTTGTGGAGCTAAATACAGACTCAGATACAAACCCGGAGCAGGTGCTCGCCCAGATGCGTGAAATCGAAGTCAAGATAGCGCTGGTCGGTACATTGCTGAAGGGCAGCGTTTACTCGCTGGTCCTGCAGCGCAATATGGGCAAGCAGGCGCCCGGGGGAAAGGCTAAATAG
- the TAF6 gene encoding TATA-binding protein-associated factor TAF6 (Syntenic homolog of Saccharomyces cerevisiae YGL112C (TAF6)), producing MSQQQISPQQLSYTIWSPQDTVRDVADSLGINNVNDDVLRSLAMDVEYRILEIIEQAVKFKRHSKRDVLTTDDIARALRVLNVEPLYGYEDNSTRDKEVSYSKVTGQGGQTMYYVNDEEVDFDKLINEPLPHVPRLPTFTTHWLAVEGVQPAIPQNPNLNELRMTQLPLTRGAIVTALNDTSIQTSVSEEKAEHVSQVKPGQTNEVKPLVKHVLSKELQIYFDKVVGALTSKDQTLNAQHMKVAALTSLKSDTGLHQLVPYFIQFIAEQITHNLSDLDLLTTMLEMIYSLLSNQSVFLDPYIHSLMPSILTLLLAKKLGGSPSSTLPEDEQDFLEKTIALRDFSSTLLDHVLQKFPQVYKSLKPRVTRTLLKTFLDSNRSFGTYYGCIRGVCILGNETIRFFLGNIQNWAKLVFEESASTLEDVQLKETSKISKREVELLVDVMVNALAKLNSDLPADFKPATEDITDADKAKLVSRLGVTISSVLLKRDDARLLIDAIFFGEV from the coding sequence ATGTCACAGCAGCAGATAtcgccgcagcagctgtcTTATACGATTTGGTCGCCGCAAGACACAGTTCGAGATGTGGCAGACTCGCTCGGCATCAACAACGTCAATGACGACGTGCTACGGTCGTTAGCGATGGATGTGGAATACCGGATCCTGGAAATCATCGAGCAGGCCGTCAAGTTCAAGCGGCACAGTAAGCGGGATGTGTTAACGACGGACGACATCGCacgcgcgctgcgcgtgcTGAACGTGGAACCGTTGTACGGGTATGAAGACAACTCCACGCGCGATAAAGAGGTGTCTTACAGCAAGGTGACGGGACAGGGCGGGCAGACGATGTATTATGTCAACGACGAGGAAGTCGACTTTGACAAGCTGATCAACGAGCCGCTCCCGCACGTCCCGCGGCTGCCCACGTTCACCACGCACTGGCTGGCGGTTGAGGGCGTGCAGCCCGCGATCCCGCAGAACCCGAACCTGAACGAGCTGCGGATGACACAACTGCCGCTGACGCGCGGCGCTATAGTCACAGCCCTCAACGACACGTCGATCCAGACGTCAGTGTCAGAGGAGAAGGCGGAGCACGTATCGCAGGTAAAGCCTGGTCAGACCAACGAGGTCAAGCCTCTCGTGAAGCATGTGCTCTCGAAGGAGCTACAGATATATTTCGACAAGGTAGTGGGTGCGCTGACCTCGAAGGACCAGACGCTAAATGCGCAGCACATGAAGGTAGCGGCACTAACTTCTCTGAAATCGGACACCGGTCTCCACCAGCTGGTCCCATACTTTATTCAGTTCATTGCTGAACAGATCACACATAATCTCTCGGACCTGGATCTGCTGACCACGATGCTGGAGATGATATATTCGCTGCTTAGCAACCAATCCGTCTTTCTGGACCCCTACATTCATTCTTTAATGCCATCCATCCTCACACTGCTTCTTGCCAAAAAACTGGGCGGCAGCCCTTCATCTACATTGCCCGAAGACGAGCAAGATTTCTTGGAGAAGACTATCGCCCTCCGGGACTTTTCTAGCACACTCCTGGACCATGTATTGCAGAAGTTCCCGCAGGTGTATAAATCGCTGAAGCCTCGTGTCACGAGAACTTTGTTAAAAACGTTCTTAGACTCGAATCGCTCATTCGGTACCTACTATGGCTGTATTCGTGGTGTCTGTATCCTTGGGAATGAGACCATAAGGTTCTTCCTGGGAAATATACAGAACTGGGCTAAGCTTGTATTTGAGGAGTCTGCTTCGACACTCGAAGATGTACAGCTTAAGGAAACGTCGAAGATCTCAAAGCGGGAAGTTGAGCTCCTTGTTGATGTCATGGTTAATGCATTGGCGAAGTTGAACTCTGACTTACCCGCTGATTTTAAGCCGGCTACGGAGGATATCACAGATGCCGACAAGGCGAAACTGGTTAGCAGGCTGGGCGTCACAATCTCCAGTGTGCTATTGAAGAGGGATGATGCAAGACTTTTGATCGATGCTATTTTCTTTGGAGAGGTGTGA